One stretch of Fictibacillus sp. b24 DNA includes these proteins:
- the ytvI gene encoding sporulation integral membrane protein YtvI translates to MTVKNLILLLVLLAGIVIFVFYSIPLLLALLTAIMLEPVVKLFIRLFKGRRLLAVTVTFILYLAGFGILSYWLTTTLVIQVIEFITVLPSYSVHLFEVAENTFYEMENFYATLPPEVVRTLEEGLVGLKDYGVETAKNLTSGILGLITAIPGLLIYFIIYVVAVFLFSLDLPRLYAEFLNLFTTSAREKVELVFSQLSRATVGFFRAQIILSFVTYLLALIGLMILDVEYAVILALLIVIVDILPILGTGSFLVPWAAYSFFINNNDHLAFGLLIMFGVITIVRRIIEPKILGSSLGISALAALVSLYIGFQLLGFIGLIVGPAIVIIYEALRSAGFIKIKIDF, encoded by the coding sequence ATGACTGTAAAAAACTTAATCTTATTACTCGTTTTGCTTGCCGGAATCGTCATCTTTGTCTTTTACAGTATACCTCTCCTTCTCGCATTGCTTACGGCTATAATGCTAGAACCAGTAGTGAAATTGTTTATTAGACTTTTTAAAGGCAGACGATTATTGGCCGTCACTGTTACATTTATATTGTATCTTGCTGGTTTCGGAATACTTTCTTACTGGCTAACAACAACGCTTGTTATACAGGTGATTGAGTTTATAACAGTTCTTCCATCCTACTCTGTTCATCTGTTTGAAGTAGCAGAAAATACGTTTTATGAAATGGAAAACTTTTATGCTACATTACCTCCTGAAGTGGTCAGAACGCTTGAAGAGGGATTAGTAGGTTTAAAGGATTATGGGGTTGAAACAGCAAAAAATTTAACTTCAGGTATTTTAGGGTTGATCACTGCCATTCCTGGATTACTGATCTATTTTATCATTTACGTAGTCGCAGTATTTTTATTTTCACTGGACCTCCCACGGCTTTATGCCGAGTTTCTTAACTTGTTCACAACATCTGCACGTGAAAAAGTTGAACTGGTCTTTAGTCAATTATCCAGAGCAACCGTAGGGTTTTTTAGAGCACAAATCATCTTAAGCTTCGTTACATATCTATTAGCTTTAATAGGGCTAATGATTTTAGACGTAGAGTATGCGGTTATACTCGCTCTGTTAATCGTTATTGTTGATATTCTCCCTATCCTTGGTACAGGTTCGTTCCTAGTTCCGTGGGCAGCGTACTCTTTCTTTATCAACAATAATGATCATCTTGCTTTCGGACTTTTAATCATGTTCGGTGTAATTACGATTGTCCGAAGAATCATAGAACCGAAAATACTAGGATCAAGTCTTGGGATATCTGCACTGGCTGCACTAGTTTCGCTCTATATTGGTTTCCAGCTCTTAGGTTTTATTGGTTTAATTGTTGGTCCTGCAATCGTCATCATATACGAAGCGTTAAGAAGTGCAGGATTTATTAAAATTAAAATTGATTTTTAA
- a CDS encoding SGNH/GDSL hydrolase family protein, with product MKKYTLTIVSIVSIAATLLWLFGLGWTLQDQFSANEKVEQPKEKTESTTTKKQDGTLTIFALGDSLTRGTGDADGKGYTGYLTERLNDKTDQDINLLNTAIKGETSRGLLKQLQQSEIQRQAKQAEVIVMTIGGNDLFQQGAALESLDMNAINGKKQIYLNNVKKIYSQLRELNKDAVIYHVGLYNPFSNMPDASTTSSIVRDWNFQSADTAAGYENIVYVPTFDLFQLQVENYLYTDQFHPNTEGYKLIAERVASLINFEQEEKKS from the coding sequence TTGAAAAAATATACGTTAACGATCGTATCGATTGTCTCTATTGCAGCTACTTTGTTATGGCTTTTTGGTCTAGGCTGGACGTTGCAAGATCAGTTTTCTGCTAATGAGAAAGTGGAACAGCCAAAAGAAAAAACAGAATCAACAACAACGAAAAAGCAAGACGGCACACTCACCATTTTTGCATTGGGAGATTCTTTAACCCGCGGAACGGGTGATGCTGATGGCAAAGGGTACACCGGTTACTTAACAGAACGATTAAACGATAAGACAGATCAAGACATCAATCTTCTCAATACCGCAATAAAAGGGGAAACTTCACGCGGGCTATTAAAGCAGCTTCAGCAAAGTGAGATACAGCGTCAAGCCAAACAAGCTGAAGTTATTGTTATGACGATTGGCGGCAATGACTTATTTCAGCAAGGTGCCGCATTAGAGTCGTTAGACATGAACGCGATCAACGGCAAAAAACAGATCTATTTAAACAATGTTAAAAAGATTTACTCGCAGCTAAGAGAGCTTAATAAAGATGCGGTCATCTATCATGTAGGTTTGTACAACCCTTTCAGCAATATGCCTGATGCGAGTACCACTTCTTCAATCGTAAGAGATTGGAACTTTCAATCTGCCGATACAGCAGCAGGCTACGAAAATATTGTCTACGTCCCTACTTTTGATCTATTTCAGCTTCAAGTTGAAAACTATTTATATACCGATCAATTCCACCCTAACACTGAAGGTTATAAGCTGATCGCAGAACGTGTAGCCTCACTGATCAACTTTGAACAGGAGGAAAAGAAATCATGA
- a CDS encoding YihY/virulence factor BrkB family protein, whose translation MRWFMKQWFHRFFEDKVFDLSAQLAYYFLVSLFPFIFLIFTVLSFLPISSAYVLSLFQSIAPEEAYTLLEYNLVAVLDEHRGDVLSLSLIIMIWLATIGTHAIIRVFNQAYQVEESRPFFKELILGMFLTFGLVIAVITALLLPVFGRTIGVYIFERTGFSHPVWHIWETARYVIGFSVLLSIFSALYRFAPNVKLTFRNVWPGAIFSTAGWHLFSYLFSSYVLIFDYGQIYGNLGALLTLMVWFYISAMILIAGGQLNAILALKWQLKNKKDF comes from the coding sequence ATGCGCTGGTTTATGAAACAGTGGTTTCATCGTTTTTTTGAAGATAAAGTATTCGATTTGTCTGCACAGCTTGCCTACTATTTTTTAGTCTCTTTGTTTCCTTTTATTTTTCTTATCTTTACCGTCCTGAGCTTTTTGCCTATCTCATCCGCTTATGTTCTTTCTCTTTTCCAGTCTATTGCACCAGAAGAAGCATATACTTTACTAGAGTATAATCTAGTTGCTGTTTTGGATGAACATAGAGGCGATGTTTTATCTCTATCATTAATCATTATGATCTGGCTCGCCACTATTGGGACACATGCCATCATCCGTGTGTTCAACCAAGCCTATCAAGTAGAAGAGAGCCGGCCCTTTTTTAAAGAACTCATCTTAGGCATGTTCTTAACGTTCGGGCTTGTTATTGCGGTTATTACAGCTCTTTTACTGCCTGTTTTTGGACGAACGATCGGGGTATACATATTTGAACGAACAGGGTTTTCACATCCCGTCTGGCATATCTGGGAGACTGCGCGTTATGTGATCGGCTTTTCCGTTCTGCTTTCTATCTTTTCCGCTTTGTATAGATTTGCACCAAACGTAAAACTCACTTTTCGCAACGTTTGGCCTGGGGCTATTTTTTCAACGGCTGGATGGCATTTGTTTTCCTATCTTTTTTCTTCATATGTACTTATTTTTGATTACGGACAAATATACGGAAATTTAGGCGCATTATTAACATTGATGGTGTGGTTCTATATCTCTGCCATGATCTTAATTGCAGGCGGACAGTTGAATGCGATACTGGCTTTAAAATGGCAGTTGAAAAATAAAAAAGATTTTTGA
- a CDS encoding heavy metal translocating P-type ATPase has protein sequence MKEHKITGLSCGHCALRLQEQIQQLPGGEEAKVQFNSSKIVLDEKMDMKAVRSILSSENVRFESDGEPTGPNWLMIGLYVSVASFIAALGAEWALNSAYIAILLYAIATITSGYPTFMKGLRNLTKFKFDINTLMTVALIGAVAIGEWKEAALVAILFGINELLESYGMEKARRSMETLLKVAPKEALLLKDGNTETISIEELKVDDVVLVKTGQKIPSDGIVVYGKSSVNEAAITGESLPVEKENGEPVFGGSINNEGVLYVKITKTYNQSALSKILALVQEAQESKTPTELFINRFANYYTPIIMIISALVILVPPLLLNEPWGEWFYQGLAVLIVGCPCALILSSPIAILSGITVNARNGILIKGGAYLEQLGKIEIIAFDKTGTLTLGEPHVVAEQAFHPDFYKVAYSIEKSSSHPLAKAVIAKCRELGTEEIEAEEITTVSGQGITAIVNGKTYRLGNEKIIGDIQTDGNVESVITSLKDEGNTIVLVASESEILGVFAIADEIRTESPAIIRALHEKGVRETVMLTGDHPAVAEKVAKRTGVSAFFGGLLPEEKVEKVKSLKASGKVAMIGDGINDAPALATADLGIAMGKGTDSAIETADIVLMQDHLGKLPDAVQVSRKVNRIIKWNIGLSLGLKLLALLLTIPGWLTLWIAILSDMGATILVTLISLTVLLHNRK, from the coding sequence ATGAAAGAGCATAAGATTACAGGATTATCTTGCGGTCACTGTGCCCTAAGATTACAAGAGCAGATACAGCAACTTCCTGGCGGTGAAGAGGCGAAAGTTCAATTCAACTCCAGTAAGATTGTTTTGGATGAGAAAATGGATATGAAAGCAGTTCGTTCTATTCTTTCTTCAGAAAATGTGCGCTTTGAATCAGACGGAGAGCCAACAGGACCAAACTGGCTGATGATCGGTTTATATGTTTCTGTAGCGTCTTTTATTGCAGCATTAGGCGCAGAATGGGCATTGAATTCCGCGTATATAGCCATTCTGTTGTATGCGATAGCCACAATCACTTCAGGTTATCCAACATTTATGAAAGGCCTTCGCAACCTCACAAAGTTCAAATTCGATATAAACACATTGATGACAGTCGCGCTGATAGGGGCGGTTGCGATCGGAGAATGGAAAGAAGCTGCACTTGTTGCCATTCTGTTTGGAATCAATGAACTGCTTGAATCATATGGAATGGAAAAGGCACGCCGTTCAATGGAGACTTTATTAAAGGTTGCTCCAAAAGAAGCTCTGCTTTTAAAAGATGGTAATACAGAAACCATCTCGATTGAAGAATTAAAAGTCGATGATGTGGTTCTCGTGAAAACCGGTCAAAAGATACCATCAGACGGTATTGTCGTTTATGGTAAAAGCTCAGTAAATGAAGCTGCGATAACGGGCGAATCGCTGCCTGTAGAAAAAGAGAACGGGGAACCGGTTTTTGGCGGAAGTATCAATAATGAAGGTGTTCTTTACGTGAAAATCACGAAAACGTACAATCAATCAGCACTTTCAAAAATTTTGGCTCTCGTCCAAGAAGCACAGGAATCAAAAACACCGACTGAGCTTTTTATCAACCGTTTTGCAAATTATTACACACCCATTATCATGATTATCTCTGCACTCGTCATACTGGTGCCACCGCTTTTATTAAACGAGCCGTGGGGTGAGTGGTTTTATCAAGGTCTTGCCGTATTGATCGTTGGCTGTCCTTGCGCTCTTATTCTTTCATCACCAATCGCCATTTTATCTGGTATCACGGTAAATGCACGAAACGGCATTCTGATTAAAGGCGGAGCTTATTTAGAACAACTCGGAAAAATAGAGATCATCGCGTTTGATAAAACAGGTACTCTAACCTTAGGAGAGCCGCACGTTGTGGCAGAGCAAGCGTTTCACCCTGATTTTTATAAAGTGGCATATAGCATCGAAAAATCGTCATCCCATCCGTTAGCAAAAGCGGTTATTGCGAAGTGCAGGGAACTCGGTACAGAAGAAATTGAAGCCGAGGAGATCACAACTGTTTCTGGACAGGGAATTACAGCAATTGTGAACGGAAAAACATATCGACTAGGAAACGAAAAGATAATTGGTGATATACAAACGGACGGAAACGTAGAAAGTGTAATCACTTCATTAAAAGATGAAGGAAACACAATCGTATTGGTAGCAAGTGAAAGTGAAATTCTAGGTGTGTTTGCCATAGCGGATGAGATCAGAACAGAAAGTCCAGCTATCATCCGGGCTCTTCATGAAAAAGGTGTTAGAGAGACTGTGATGCTAACGGGAGATCATCCCGCAGTAGCGGAAAAAGTAGCAAAACGTACAGGAGTTTCCGCTTTCTTTGGAGGCTTGCTGCCAGAAGAAAAGGTAGAAAAGGTAAAGTCACTAAAAGCGAGTGGAAAAGTAGCCATGATCGGTGACGGAATTAATGATGCACCTGCACTGGCAACCGCTGATTTAGGAATTGCAATGGGAAAAGGAACAGACAGTGCCATTGAGACGGCAGATATCGTTCTTATGCAAGATCATTTAGGCAAACTGCCAGATGCTGTTCAGGTATCCAGAAAAGTAAACAGAATCATCAAGTGGAACATTGGTTTATCGCTTGGACTGAAACTTTTGGCTCTGCTCCTTACCATCCCAGGGTGGTTAACGTTATGGATCGCGATTTTATCTGATATGGGCGCAACTATCCTTGTAACGCTAATCAGCTTAACCGTTTTACTTCATAACCGAAAATAA
- a CDS encoding TerC family protein: MDFITPDFWSALLAIVVIDLVLAGDNAIVIGLAARNLPKENQKKVIIWGTVGAIVIRAAATLAVVWLLKIPGLLLAGGLILLYIAYKLMVEEKDHDIEAQNSVWAAIKTIIIADAVMGLDNVLAVAGAAHGDFLLVVIGLLISVPIVVWGSTLFLKVIDKYPSIITIGAGVLAWTASKMIVGEKFMKPYFENGFVKYGFEILVILLVLGIATLKKRKIAEERASAETNLSKSEAQ, encoded by the coding sequence ATGGATTTTATTACACCAGATTTCTGGTCAGCCTTATTGGCGATCGTTGTTATCGACTTAGTCTTGGCTGGTGATAACGCTATTGTAATCGGCTTGGCTGCTAGAAATTTACCAAAAGAAAATCAAAAGAAAGTTATTATCTGGGGTACTGTCGGTGCTATCGTTATTCGTGCGGCTGCAACACTTGCTGTTGTATGGCTTCTTAAGATTCCAGGTTTGCTTCTTGCAGGTGGACTGATTCTTTTATACATTGCTTACAAACTGATGGTAGAAGAGAAAGATCATGATATTGAAGCACAAAACAGTGTTTGGGCTGCGATTAAAACAATCATTATTGCGGATGCGGTAATGGGACTTGATAACGTACTTGCAGTAGCAGGGGCGGCACACGGTGATTTCTTACTCGTAGTGATCGGCTTGTTAATCTCAGTACCTATCGTTGTTTGGGGAAGCACGTTGTTCTTAAAAGTAATTGATAAATATCCGTCCATCATCACAATCGGAGCTGGTGTTCTTGCATGGACAGCTTCTAAAATGATCGTTGGCGAAAAATTTATGAAGCCTTATTTTGAAAACGGCTTTGTAAAATATGGATTTGAAATTCTGGTGATTCTGCTTGTTCTAGGAATCGCTACCCTTAAGAAAAGAAAGATTGCTGAAGAAAGAGCATCAGCAGAGACGAACCTATCAAAAAGTGAAGCACAATAA
- a CDS encoding TVP38/TMEM64 family protein produces the protein MSETVLTFFQEYSEWAILISILLNIVIAILGVVPSVFLTGANIIFFGFWNGTFISFIGEAAGAAVSFALYRKGFKQATRKKLNGYPRVVRLLEAKGKDAFLLIVSLRLLPFVPSGVVTFASAIGAVSAGVFILASSIGKVPALLLEAYSVYNIAEWNMEGKIILGAAAVIGIYTIVKKNRT, from the coding sequence ATGTCGGAAACCGTATTAACCTTTTTTCAAGAATATAGCGAATGGGCCATTTTGATCTCTATTTTGCTTAATATTGTGATCGCGATTTTAGGCGTCGTTCCATCTGTTTTTTTAACCGGTGCCAACATTATTTTCTTTGGCTTTTGGAATGGTACCTTCATTTCATTTATCGGAGAGGCTGCAGGAGCAGCAGTTTCGTTCGCTTTATATAGAAAAGGGTTTAAACAGGCTACAAGAAAGAAGCTAAACGGGTACCCCCGGGTGGTAAGGTTGTTAGAAGCAAAAGGGAAAGATGCATTTCTTTTAATCGTATCTCTAAGGTTATTGCCATTCGTTCCATCAGGAGTAGTTACATTTGCAAGTGCGATCGGAGCTGTTTCAGCAGGGGTTTTTATTTTAGCAAGTTCGATTGGAAAAGTGCCGGCACTATTGCTTGAAGCTTATTCGGTCTATAACATTGCAGAGTGGAACATGGAAGGAAAGATAATTTTAGGGGCAGCAGCTGTAATAGGTATCTACACAATTGTTAAAAAGAATAGAACATAA
- a CDS encoding ArsR/SmtB family transcription factor has translation MSDQNNKYEQLDEETLFIVSQTFKALSDPTRIRVLHLLGEKECSVSEIAEELALMQSTVSHQLRFLKNLRLVKFRRAGTTLYYSIDDEHVMTLLHQTIHHARHD, from the coding sequence ATGTCTGATCAAAATAACAAATATGAACAACTTGATGAGGAAACACTATTTATCGTATCTCAAACTTTCAAAGCACTTTCAGATCCTACGCGCATCCGAGTTTTGCATCTGTTAGGAGAAAAGGAATGCAGTGTTTCAGAAATAGCAGAAGAACTCGCACTCATGCAATCCACAGTTTCTCATCAATTACGCTTTTTGAAAAATTTAAGATTAGTAAAATTTAGACGTGCAGGAACAACACTTTATTATTCAATAGATGATGAACACGTTATGACTCTCTTGCATCAAACGATACATCATGCAAGACACGACTAA
- a CDS encoding ABC transporter ATP-binding protein yields MSQVPALQVENLTKKIKGKQIIKGVSFTLVPGEVFGFLGPNGAGKTTTIRMIVGLISPTSGTIKIGGKNVRTEFTEAMKHLGCIVENPELYPYLTGWENLEHFAKMDNSIPKSRLDEVVTLVGLSNRIHDRVSTYSLGMRQRLGIAQALLGKPKVLILDEPTNGLDPAGIREMREFIRKLAREENLSVLVSSHLLSEIQLMCDRVAIISKGAVLRTDSVQNLLAEQERVIWKAEPLTLAKQLLSEETEVTEGADDTLITLYNEPLLPDWNAKLVKAGVKVKEMRTQLPSLEDLFLEVTGGESID; encoded by the coding sequence ATGAGCCAAGTCCCAGCACTGCAAGTAGAAAATCTGACAAAAAAAATAAAAGGCAAGCAGATCATTAAAGGTGTTTCTTTTACCCTTGTACCAGGAGAGGTATTTGGCTTTCTTGGGCCGAACGGAGCGGGTAAGACGACAACTATCCGAATGATTGTCGGCTTGATCTCCCCCACTTCAGGAACGATAAAAATCGGCGGTAAAAATGTGCGGACAGAGTTTACTGAAGCGATGAAACATTTAGGATGCATCGTTGAAAACCCTGAACTGTATCCCTACCTGACGGGTTGGGAAAACCTTGAACACTTTGCCAAAATGGATAACTCTATTCCAAAATCAAGATTAGATGAAGTCGTTACACTTGTTGGTTTATCTAATCGTATTCACGACAGAGTGAGTACCTACTCACTTGGAATGAGACAGCGCCTCGGCATTGCACAAGCTCTATTAGGAAAACCGAAAGTTCTTATTTTGGACGAGCCTACAAACGGACTAGATCCTGCTGGTATACGCGAAATGCGTGAATTCATCCGCAAGCTGGCACGCGAGGAAAACTTAAGCGTTCTTGTTTCGTCTCACTTATTGAGTGAGATTCAGCTCATGTGTGACAGAGTCGCGATCATTTCGAAAGGGGCTGTGCTTCGGACGGATTCAGTTCAAAATTTGCTAGCGGAACAAGAACGAGTGATCTGGAAAGCGGAACCCCTAACACTTGCAAAACAGCTTCTGTCTGAGGAAACCGAAGTTACTGAAGGTGCGGATGATACACTGATCACTTTATACAATGAACCGCTTTTGCCAGATTGGAATGCAAAACTCGTAAAGGCCGGAGTAAAAGTTAAAGAAATGAGAACTCAGCTTCCTTCGTTAGAAGATCTGTTCTTAGAAGTAACAGGAGGCGAAAGTATTGATTAA
- a CDS encoding metal-sensing transcriptional repressor, which translates to MEQKTHRCDSDKQDLNNRLKKIEGQVRGLQKMIEEDRYCIDVLVQISAVTAGLKRVGFQLMESHTQHCVADAIKSGNGEDSIEELMRVIKQFSKS; encoded by the coding sequence ATGGAACAAAAAACACATCGCTGCGACAGTGATAAACAAGATTTAAACAATCGTTTAAAAAAGATAGAAGGCCAGGTGCGCGGTCTTCAAAAGATGATCGAAGAAGATCGGTATTGTATTGATGTTCTCGTGCAGATATCCGCGGTAACAGCTGGTTTAAAAAGAGTCGGCTTTCAACTGATGGAAAGCCACACACAGCATTGTGTAGCAGATGCGATCAAGTCTGGGAATGGTGAAGACTCTATTGAAGAATTGATGAGAGTAATTAAACAGTTCTCCAAATCGTAA
- a CDS encoding multidrug transporter produces MIGAEGGETPMGRAVRWRLLMSQSGRRLTVRPMESEPPGAEINYSQKQHCFTKTISNKKKLRSQLL; encoded by the coding sequence TTGATTGGAGCAGAAGGTGGCGAGACTCCTATGGGACGAGCGGTCAGGTGGAGACTCCTAATGTCGCAAAGCGGCAGGAGGCTCACCGTACGCCCCATGGAAAGCGAGCCACCTGGAGCGGAAATCAACTACTCTCAAAAGCAACACTGTTTTACGAAAACAATCTCAAACAAAAAGAAGCTGCGTTCACAGCTTCTTTAA
- a CDS encoding DUF418 domain-containing protein, with protein MKLTPVKDHERIQSLDIMRGIAIFGILLVNMKSFSGPDSPIRALSYEYFNEPYNVWTNVLLEFFVQGNFITMFSFLFGFGIVLMAERAAEKNRSFAPVFLRRQFVLLIFGILHVLLFWYGDILIMYAVVGLLMLVFYRFPRNVLLITGLVLITAYSLFMTTLTYNYWTSGTALAYQSTQNELQEQEIQQSIKIYSEGTFVEIMQERIREWTDLNRYFLFFITGLLPMFLFGAFAAKKRTFTNRGLWKLWLLSLILGAGSKILPVIFFPYKGEDWRYDTAMSWGYEFGGAMMSIFYICSIVLLYRGGKFKRLFNYFQFTGRMAFTNYLTQSIIATTIFYSYGFGLYGEYGPLTGVFIAAAIFTLQVLFSKWWLQRYTMGPLEWVWRTLTYGKKPRLKRAETSNA; from the coding sequence ATGAAGTTAACGCCAGTAAAAGATCATGAACGGATACAGTCCTTAGATATTATGCGCGGCATAGCCATATTTGGCATATTACTCGTAAATATGAAGTCTTTTTCCGGACCTGATTCACCAATCCGTGCATTAAGCTATGAATATTTCAATGAACCATACAACGTTTGGACAAATGTGCTGTTAGAGTTTTTCGTTCAAGGAAACTTTATTACGATGTTTTCGTTTTTGTTTGGATTTGGCATCGTTTTGATGGCAGAGAGGGCAGCAGAGAAAAATCGCAGTTTTGCACCTGTCTTCCTAAGAAGGCAGTTCGTTCTCCTGATTTTTGGTATCCTTCATGTGCTTCTTTTTTGGTACGGAGATATCTTGATTATGTATGCTGTAGTTGGTTTACTCATGCTTGTATTTTATCGATTTCCTAGAAATGTGCTGCTTATCACAGGGCTGGTTTTGATTACAGCATACAGCTTATTTATGACCACTTTAACGTATAACTATTGGACAAGTGGAACTGCACTAGCGTATCAAAGCACTCAAAATGAACTTCAAGAACAGGAGATTCAACAGTCGATTAAAATTTATAGTGAGGGTACCTTTGTTGAGATCATGCAGGAAAGAATTAGAGAATGGACAGACTTAAACCGTTATTTTCTATTCTTTATAACAGGTCTTTTACCAATGTTTTTGTTCGGTGCATTTGCCGCTAAAAAAAGAACGTTCACAAACAGAGGGTTATGGAAACTTTGGCTGCTGTCACTCATACTTGGAGCTGGGAGCAAGATCCTTCCCGTAATTTTCTTTCCTTATAAAGGAGAAGATTGGCGCTATGACACCGCGATGTCATGGGGATATGAGTTTGGCGGAGCGATGATGAGCATCTTTTATATATGCAGTATTGTACTCCTGTACCGGGGCGGTAAGTTTAAACGTTTGTTTAACTATTTTCAGTTTACAGGCCGGATGGCTTTTACCAATTACTTGACACAATCCATTATTGCGACAACGATTTTTTACAGTTATGGTTTCGGATTATACGGAGAATATGGCCCGCTTACAGGGGTATTTATCGCTGCAGCCATTTTCACACTGCAAGTGCTGTTTTCGAAGTGGTGGCTTCAAAGATACACCATGGGACCGCTTGAATGGGTGTGGAGAACATTGACCTATGGTAAAAAACCAAGATTAAAAAGAGCAGAGACAAGCAACGCTTAA
- a CDS encoding ABC transporter permease — protein MINLVRNEMLKLLRKKRLYVIILIIAFLVPLFTYAQFKEIQEQREKLGNQDWRTVLQQEITDTQNRLSSSRIQDEWRKYLKIRLSQQQYYLENDIDPRAPGAPTFMRIFVENSIDLLLPLLVMVIVADLVSSEASGGTIKLLLTRPVKRWRILLSKYLAMLLSVSFIVLSVAVLSYGISGVVFGYGGWNMPLLTGFTVSGDELLTDNVHIVPQWQYILMEFGLVWYVCMIVGTLTFMLSVLLRSTAAVMGIMLASLIAGAILANMVSSWESAKYFFMVNLNLTNYVSGMATPIEGMSLGFSMSVLAVWGIAGFIIAFVTFSKRDIY, from the coding sequence TTGATTAATCTTGTCCGGAATGAAATGTTAAAGCTTCTTAGGAAAAAAAGGCTATACGTCATTATCCTGATTATCGCCTTCCTTGTCCCTCTTTTTACTTATGCACAGTTTAAAGAAATTCAAGAGCAGCGTGAAAAATTAGGTAATCAAGATTGGCGAACGGTTCTGCAGCAAGAGATTACTGATACACAGAATCGATTAAGCTCCAGCCGTATTCAAGATGAATGGCGAAAGTATTTGAAGATTAGACTTTCTCAGCAGCAATATTATTTAGAGAACGACATTGATCCCCGTGCACCTGGGGCACCCACGTTCATGCGAATATTTGTTGAAAACTCGATTGATCTTCTTCTTCCGCTTCTCGTAATGGTAATTGTAGCTGATCTTGTATCATCAGAAGCCAGTGGCGGTACGATCAAGCTGCTGCTTACACGGCCTGTAAAAAGATGGCGAATTCTACTAAGCAAGTATTTAGCAATGCTGCTTTCAGTTTCGTTTATCGTCTTATCTGTCGCTGTCCTATCCTACGGGATTTCTGGAGTGGTATTTGGCTATGGCGGCTGGAACATGCCTTTACTGACAGGCTTCACAGTCTCAGGCGATGAACTTTTAACAGATAATGTACACATTGTTCCTCAGTGGCAATATATTCTGATGGAGTTTGGACTCGTATGGTACGTCTGTATGATCGTAGGTACACTGACCTTCATGCTATCCGTACTCCTGCGCAGCACAGCAGCCGTTATGGGAATTATGCTCGCGTCTCTCATTGCAGGTGCTATTCTAGCAAACATGGTATCTTCTTGGGAAAGCGCGAAATACTTCTTTATGGTGAACTTGAACCTTACAAACTATGTAAGCGGAATGGCGACTCCGATCGAAGGAATGTCTTTAGGCTTCTCGATGAGCGTCCTTGCCGTTTGGGGTATTGCTGGGTTCATCATTGCATTTGTTACGTTTTCTAAAAGAGATATCTACTAA